Within Micromonospora parathelypteridis, the genomic segment AGCTCGGTGAGGTCGGCGCAGACCGGGGTGACCATCTCGACCATGCTGTGCCGGAACTCCTGGCGGCTCTGGTCGCGGGCGGGACCGCGCAGCGCGGCGAGCACCTGGTCGGCCACCGGCAGGTTCCGCCCACTGTCCGGGTCGAGCAGCAGGAACTCCTCCTCCACGCCGATCGTGAGGATGGACAGGTCGGGCACCGTGTCGGCGGTCGCCGCGCGGTAGGCCATGGCCGCCTCCATCCGCTCCTACGGCCGTGGGTGGACCCCACGACCGGGGCGGCACGGTTTCCCGGCCGAGCACCGGGACAAACGCGTGCTCAGGATGTCGCCAGGCCCGCCGCGCGGGCGGTGGGAAAGGGCCGTTCAGCCGCGTTGTCCGTCAACGCGAAGGCTGTCCAGGTACGCGTCGACGGCCTCCCGCCACGGCCGAGCCGGGCCAGCAGGTCGGCGCGGACTACGGGTAGGCGTAAGAGACGGGCCGTGAGCGCGCGCTGCTCACGCCTCAGCGACGTACACGCCCGACCCCCGTACGCCGACCACGATGCCGCGCGCTTTCAGCGCCTCCACGGCACGCGCCACCGTGCGGCGGGCCGACCCATACTCGGCCGCCAACTCGTCGTACGTCGGGAGGCGCTGCCCGCGTGGGAACTCGCCTGAGCCGATGCGCCGTAAGAGATCAGCTTCGATCTCCTGCGCGGTATGTGGGATCGGCACCTTCACAGGCTGCGCCTTCCCAGCGTAGAGCCTACTTGCACCCATTGCACTACTGGCACTTGTGGCATTACTGTCGATCTCGCGCGGTGCGTAGTAGATCCGGGATCGGTGCGCGTCGCTGCGCTCATGGGGCGTCCGCTGGTCTCGCCGATCACGCGGGCGCCCCCTCCTAGAGGAGGGAGTAGCCATGTTCAGTGCGCGGGCCGACGGTGGCCAGCCATTGCGAGTGCCGGTCGATATCGAGGTGTGGGCATGGGGCGTTGTGGTGCCCGGCCGGGTCACCTGCGACCGATGCTGGCGGGCGCTGCGCATCGACACAGGCACCACGCCCGGAGAAATCGCAAAGGCGGTCGCCGACCACCGGGAGCAGTGTGCGGGGACGCCGTAGTTGAGGCCGGTGGGAGGAGATTCGTCAGTCATGCGCCGGACGGTTGTGGGTAAGCGCCGCGGCGTGACCGACGGCATCCGGGTGGTCGTGGTCGGCGCCGGCTTCTCCGGACTGGCCGCCGCGCTGGCGCTCACCCGTGCAGGAGCCGAGGTGCGAGTGCTGGAGGCCCGCGACCGGGTCGGCGGTCGGGTGTTGACCCGTTGGCTGCCCGACGGCACCCAACTCGACCTGGGGGCGCAGTGGATCGGCCCGACCCAGGACCGGATGTACGCGCTGGTCGCCGAGCACGGCCTGGTCACCTTCGCATCGGCGGCGCTCGGCGCGCCCACCCTGCTCTGGGCCGGCCAGCGCCGGGCCGGGCCGCCCGCGCAGGCCGGCCGGGTGCTCGGGCTGCTCGACGAGTACGCCGCACGACTGGACCCGGACGCACCCTGGCAGGCGCCGGAGGCCGCGCAGTGGGACCGGACGATCCTCGGCGGCTGGCTGCGCGCGACGGCCGGGGACGGCGACACCGCCGACTACCTGGGGCGGCTGCTCGCCGGTGGGCTGCTGGCCACCGGCGCGGACGAGGTGTCCCTGTTGCAGCTGCTGTTCTACCTGCGCAGCGCCGGC encodes:
- a CDS encoding winged helix-turn-helix domain-containing protein, giving the protein MPIPHTAQEIEADLLRRIGSGEFPRGQRLPTYDELAAEYGSARRTVARAVEALKARGIVVGVRGSGVYVAEA